GATCTGGGTTTCCAGAGTGTCGCGCTCGACAGACGCCTTACGTTCGGCCATCACCAGCTCCGCAAAATCATTGGGCGAAAAAGGCAGCCATTATAGGCACGCGGGGCCGAAACAGAAACACGAGACGTGATATGGCAGACGGATAGAAGCCCCGGCTGTCGCGGGTAGACATGTCCATACAAGCCATTACAGGCACCCTGAAAACAAATGTGGGAGCCGCCCGGACCAAGCCCGCTCCCACAGGGGTTCTGCGTTTTAACGATTACTTAGTGGAACAGCACCGCCGTCTTCTGCAGGGTCACCCACACACCCCACGCCAGCGGAATACCGACCACCAGCCAAGCAGCAACGGCCAACGGCTTGCTGCCCGGCGCGGCTTTCCACTCAAGCACGGTGCTGCTGTCAGCACCCTTGTCGTGGCCCAGCGCCTGTTCGGCAGCCAGTTCGGCGTCGGTCATGAAGTACTTGTCTGCCACCGGACGTACCAGCAGATTGCACAGGAAACCCAGCACCAGCAGGCCCGCGAGGATGTACAGGGTGATGTCGTAAGCCGCCGCGCGCTCAACGCCGATGCTCAACTGATATTCACGCAGGTAGTTCACCAGCACCGGACCCAGCACGCCGGCGGCAGCCCAGGCAGTCAGCAGACGACCATGGATCGCGCCGACCATTTGCGTACCGAACAGGTCGGCCAGATAGGCCGGAACGGTCGCAAAACCACCGCCGTACATCGACAGGATGATGCAGAACGCCGCCACGAACAGCGCAACGTTGCCCAGGTGACCAAGGTTCGGGATCAACGCGTACAGCGCAAAGCCCAGCGCGAAGAACACGAAGTAGGTGTTCTTGCGGCCCAGATAGTCCGAGAAGGACGCCCAGAAGAACCGGCCGCCGATGTTGAACAAGCTCAGCAGACCGGTGAAGCCCGCCGCAATTGCTGCGATCGAGGCCAGTTGCCCGGCGTCCAGTTGACCGAACGGCAGATCGACACCGATCAATTTGCCGCCGAACACTTCCTGCAACAGTGGCGAAGCCATGCCGAGGATGCCGATACCGGCGGACACGTTCAGGCACAGCACCAGCCACACCAGACGGAATTGCGGGGTTTTCCAGGCCACGTTCACGTGAACGTGGCGGTGGGTGATCATCGCGTTCGCGGCTTTCTTCGCCGGGGCGGTCCAGCCCTCAGGCTTCCAGCCGGTTGGCGGCACGCGGTAGGACAATGCGCCACCGATCATGAACACGAAGTAGATCGCGGCCATCACCAGGAAGCTCTGCCATACGCCGACGCTGGTTGGCGAAGCGAAATGGCCCATCAGCGCTGCGGCCAGTGGTGCACCGACCATCGCGCCACCACCGAAGCCCATGATCGCCATGCCGGTCGCCATGCCGCGCTTGTCCGGGAACCACTTGATCAGGGTCGAGACCGGCGAGATATAACCCAGGCCCAGACCGATACCGCCAATCACGCCGGAGCCGATCCACATCAGCCAGATCTGATGGGTATAGATACCCAACGCAGAAATCAGCAGACCACCGCACCAGCACAGTGCCGATACAACGCCGGCCTTGCGTGGCCCGGCGTGTTCGAGCCAGCCACCCCAGATCGCTGCCGAGCAGCCCAGGAAGATGAAGAACAGGGTGTAAATCCAGCCGAGCATGGAGATCGGCCAGTCGCATTGCGACGAGAAGACTTGTGCGATGAAGCTCATGTCCGGCGCGCAAGCCACCGGAGCGGTGATGCCCAGCGCCTTGGACAGCGGCAACCAGAACACGGAAAAACCGTAGGCCATGCCGATGCACAAGTGGATGGCCAGAGCGGCCGGTGGTACCAGCCAGCGGTTGAAACCGGGCTTGGCGATGATGCGTTCCTTGGACAGGAACGCAGGCTGGGCGGCGCTGAGGCCGTCCGCCGTAATGCTCGTGCTCATTGTGTATCCCCCAATTATTAGTATGGTTCGCCAGCCACTGCTCACCCCCGGCCTTTATGCACGCAGGCATGACCGTGTTGGTGGGTGAAGCTCCTTGAGGCGCGACCAAAAGTCGCAGAAGGGCGGACGAACGGGCGAAGGTTACCATCTGCACGTGACAGAAAAACCAAACTGATATCACCTTTTTTGAGTCATCTGATCTCCTGCGACTGGGGAACCCTCGTACCGACCGTTGTCGAAGCGCTACACGTGGCGGATCGACAGGTTCCTCAGGACGCCGCACCAGCGCGGGGTTATGCAGCGCTATACTCCCCGGCTAAATTACGAATTCGACTAACTACAAGGACTCGCCCATGAAAGCGTTCGGCAAAATCCTGGGTCTGGTACTTCTCGGGCTGTTGCTGATCATTGTGGCGGCGGGCTTCGCCCTGACCCACCTCTTCGATCCCAACGACTACAAAGACGAGATCCGCCAGATAGCCCGCGACAAGGCCCACATCGAGCTGACGCTCAATGGCGATATCGGCTGGAGCCTGTTCCCGTGGCTCGGCCTGGAACTGCACGAGGCCAGCGTCGCCACCCTGATCAAGCCTGACGAACCGTATGCCGATCTGCAGATGCTCGGTCTGTCCGTACGCGTGCTGCCGCTTCTGCGCCGCGAAGTGCAGATGAGCGATGTGCGTGTCGAAGGCCTGAACCTGCGCCTGAACCGTGACAAGAACGGTCACGGCAATTGGGAAGACATCGGCAAACTGCCTGCCCCAGCGCCTGCGCCGGGCAGCACCCCGCCGGTGGCCACTGGCGAGCCGGTCGCCGAAACGCCTGCGCAGCCGGAAAAACCGCCGCAGCCGATCCGCCTCGACATCGACAGCCTGACCGTCAACAACGCCCGCGTTGAATACAACGACGAGCAGACCGGCAAGCAGTTCAGCGCCGAAAGCATCCAGCTGAGCACCGGCGCGGTACACGACTCGACCAACATTCCACTGAAAGCCACGGCGTTCCTCAGTACCAATCAGCCCGTGCTGCGGGTACGCACCGAGCTCAATGGCGAACTGCGTATCGAGCGTGCCCTGCAACGCTACAAGTTCGAGGACATGAAGTTGTCCGGCGAACTGACCGGTGATCCACTGCAAGGCAAAGCCATGACGTTTTCCGCCCAAGGCCAGATCCTGCTGGACAAGGCTGCGAACGTCGCCGAATGGACCGGGATCAAGATCTCCGCCAACCAGTTGCGCGCGCTGGGTGAACTGAAGGCCAACGATCTGGACAAGACCCCGCAGATCACCGGCGGAATTTCTATCGCTCAGTTCGATCTGGCGAAATTCGTCGACAGCATCGGCCAGACCCTGCCAGCCATGGCCGAAGGCAGCCTGAGCAAGGTCGAGCTGGTCAGCCGTGTCTCTGCCACACCGACCAGCGTGGCGCTGGACAACATCAATCTGAAACTCGACGACAGCAGCTTCAGCGGCCGCATCGCCGTCGAAGACTTCGCCAAACAGTCACTGCGGGCGATCCTCAAGGCCGACACGTTCAATGTCGACCGCTACCTGCCGCCGAAATCGGAAAAAGCCGCCAGCGCCACCCAGGCGCGTCAGACCGAAGTCGCCAGCACCGAAGCCGATGCCATGGCCGGCGCCGGCAGCACCCCGCTGCCGGACAAGCCGAGCAAAAGCGCCTGGAGCACCGAGCGACTGCTCCCGGTGGAGCGCCTGAGCAAACTGGACGTGAACGCCGACCTGACCTTCGGCCAGTTGACCCTCGACAAGTTGCCGATCCAGAACGCCGCACTGAAAGCCACCGGCCAAGGCGGCCTGTTGACCCTGGAGAACCTGCGCGGCGAGCTGTACAACGGCGACTTCGAAGCCAAGGGCACTCTCGACGTACGCCAGACGGCGCCGGTGCTGAACCTGCAAACCCGGATCAACCGCGTGCCGGTGGAAAAAATCCTCGAAAGCCAGGGCAAGAACCCGCCGGTCAAAGGCCTCGTGAACCTCACCAGCACTGTCACCGGTAGCGGCAACAGCCAACAGGCGCTGATCGATACCCTCAACGGCAACGCCAGTTTCGTGATCAATAACGGTGTGCTGCTCAACGCCAACCTTGAGCAGCAACTGTGCAAAGGCATCGCCACCCTCAACCGCAAATCCCTGAGCGGCGAACCGCGGGGCAAGGACACACCGTTCCAGGAGCTCAAGGGCAATCTGACCTTCCGCAACGGCGTCGCCAGCAACCCGGACCTGAAAGTTCGCATCCCGGGCATGACCGTCAACGGTGACGGCGACATCGACCTCAAGGTGCTCGGCATGGACTATCGCGTCGGCATCATCGTCGAAGGCGACACCAGCGCCATGCCGGACCCGGCCTGCCAGGTCGGCGACAAGTTCGTTGGCATTGAGTGGCCGCTGCGCTGCCGTGGCCCGCTTGAACTGGGCGCCAAGGCGTGCCGCGTGGACAACGAACGCCTCGGCCAGGTCGCGACCAAAATGGCCGGCGACAAACTCAGCGAAAAAATCGACGAAAAACTGGGCGACAAAGTCAGCCCTGAACTGAAAAACGCATTGAAGGGGCTGTTCAAGCGATGAGAGCGGAGCAGTTTTCCACGGCGGTGCTGGAATGGTTCGACCGCCACGGCCGCCATGATTTGCCTTGGCAACAAAACATCAATCCGTATCGGGTTTGGGTGTCCGAGATCATGTTGCAGCAGACTCAGGTCAGCACCGTGCTCAATTACTTCGACCGCTTCATGGCCGCGCTGCCGACGGTCGAAGCCCTGGCCGAAGCGCCGGAGGACGAAGTGCTGCACCTGTGGACGGGCCTGGGTTACTACACTCGCGCGCGCAACTTGCAGAAGACCGCGAAGATCGTCGTCAGCCAGTACGGCGGCGAGTTTCCCCGTGACGTCGAGAAGCTCACGGATTTGCCGGGCATCGGCCTGTCCACCGCTGGCGCGATTGCCAGCATCAGCATGGGCCTGCGCGCGCCGATCCTCGACGGCAACGTTAAACGGGTGCTGGCGCGTTTTACCGCACAGGAGGGCTACCCCGGCGAGCCGAAGGTGGCCAAACAGCTGTGGGCTAACGCAGAACGCTTCACACCGCAGGATCGAGTCAACGCCTACACCCAGGCGATGATGGATCTGGGCGCAACGCTCTGCACCCGCAGCAAGCCGAGCTGCCTGCTGTGTCCGCTGGAAAAGGGCTGCGAAGCGCACATGCTTGGCCTGGAGACGCGCTACCCGATTCCCAAGCCGCGTAAAGCCATCCCGCAGAAACGCACGCTGATGCCGCTGCTGGCCAACGAGGAGGGCGCGATTCTGCTTTATCGCCGCCCGTCCAGCGGATTGTGGGGCGGTTTGTGGAGCCTGCCGGAACTCGACGACCTCGACGACCTGCAACACCTCGCCGCGCAGCACTCGCTGAAAATGGGCGAGCAGCAGGTGTTGCCGACCCTCGTCCACACCTTCAGCCACTTCCAGCTGTCCATCGAACCCTGGCTGGTTCAGGTACAGGAGGCTGGCGGTCACGTGGCCGAGGCCGACTGGCTCTGGTATAACCTCGCCACCCCGCCGCGCCTGGGCCTCGCCGCCCCGGTCAAGACCTTGCTCGAACGCGCGGCCGCCGTCTTGAATGCAGGAGAGTCGACATGACCCGCACCGTAATGTGCCGCAAGTACAAAGAACAACTCGAAGGTCTGGAGCGCCCACCGTACCCGGGCGCCAAGGGCCAGGACATCTTCGAACACGTCTCGGCGAAGGCCTGGGCCGACTGGCAGAAACACCAGACCCTGCTGATCAACGAAAAACGCCTGAACATGATGAACGCCGAAGACCGCAAATTTCTTCAGGGTGAAATGGACAAGTACTTCTCCGGCGAGGAATACGCCCAGGCGGAAGGCTACGTGCCGCCAGCGGAATAACCCCCGAAAAACGGGGGTCGGATCGTAAGCGACGGAATTAATTTAAGAAATTTTAAAAAAGTGTTTGACGTAAATCCGAAAAACCCTTTTAATGCGCCCCGTTGCCCAGATAGCTCAGTCGGTAGAGCAGGGGATTGAAAATCCCCGTGTCGGCGGTTCGATTCCGTCTCTGGGCACCAAATACCGAAAACCCTGAATCGCAAGATTCAGGGTTTTTTTATGCCTGCGATTTGATGGCGACCGGATTGCGCCCTTCTTGCAGGCCGGAATTCGCGGTACTTTTCCCAACCCTTACGGAAGAGGGTCATCCCCGCGATGAACCAGAAAAGAACACGCGTCCCCCTGCCCCACCCGACTCCCTGTCGCCAGAGCCGCACTTCGTTCTGGCTGACGCTTCTGGTCGGGCTGTTGATAACGTTCGCCATTGGCGCGTCGATTTACATGATCATCGACAGCCTGATCAGTGGCTCGATCACCACAACCAATCGCGGCCCGCGCACAACCTACCTTCGGGATCTCCAACCACGCAGGTACTGGTTCGAAGTCGTGTGGCAAAGCCTCCCTCCTCTATTACTGGTGAGCGTTGCGCTGTTCGGACTACGAATCCACCGGAAGTTACGCAAGTAATCGAAACGAACGGGATTCAGCCCGAACCCCGTCCCGGTCGTCGTTATTGATGCCAATCCCAATGGAACACCAGATT
The sequence above is a segment of the Pseudomonas sp. HS6 genome. Coding sequences within it:
- a CDS encoding OFA family MFS transporter; this translates as MSTSITADGLSAAQPAFLSKERIIAKPGFNRWLVPPAALAIHLCIGMAYGFSVFWLPLSKALGITAPVACAPDMSFIAQVFSSQCDWPISMLGWIYTLFFIFLGCSAAIWGGWLEHAGPRKAGVVSALCWCGGLLISALGIYTHQIWLMWIGSGVIGGIGLGLGYISPVSTLIKWFPDKRGMATGMAIMGFGGGAMVGAPLAAALMGHFASPTSVGVWQSFLVMAAIYFVFMIGGALSYRVPPTGWKPEGWTAPAKKAANAMITHRHVHVNVAWKTPQFRLVWLVLCLNVSAGIGILGMASPLLQEVFGGKLIGVDLPFGQLDAGQLASIAAIAAGFTGLLSLFNIGGRFFWASFSDYLGRKNTYFVFFALGFALYALIPNLGHLGNVALFVAAFCIILSMYGGGFATVPAYLADLFGTQMVGAIHGRLLTAWAAAGVLGPVLVNYLREYQLSIGVERAAAYDITLYILAGLLVLGFLCNLLVRPVADKYFMTDAELAAEQALGHDKGADSSTVLEWKAAPGSKPLAVAAWLVVGIPLAWGVWVTLQKTAVLFH
- a CDS encoding AsmA family protein produces the protein MKAFGKILGLVLLGLLLIIVAAGFALTHLFDPNDYKDEIRQIARDKAHIELTLNGDIGWSLFPWLGLELHEASVATLIKPDEPYADLQMLGLSVRVLPLLRREVQMSDVRVEGLNLRLNRDKNGHGNWEDIGKLPAPAPAPGSTPPVATGEPVAETPAQPEKPPQPIRLDIDSLTVNNARVEYNDEQTGKQFSAESIQLSTGAVHDSTNIPLKATAFLSTNQPVLRVRTELNGELRIERALQRYKFEDMKLSGELTGDPLQGKAMTFSAQGQILLDKAANVAEWTGIKISANQLRALGELKANDLDKTPQITGGISIAQFDLAKFVDSIGQTLPAMAEGSLSKVELVSRVSATPTSVALDNINLKLDDSSFSGRIAVEDFAKQSLRAILKADTFNVDRYLPPKSEKAASATQARQTEVASTEADAMAGAGSTPLPDKPSKSAWSTERLLPVERLSKLDVNADLTFGQLTLDKLPIQNAALKATGQGGLLTLENLRGELYNGDFEAKGTLDVRQTAPVLNLQTRINRVPVEKILESQGKNPPVKGLVNLTSTVTGSGNSQQALIDTLNGNASFVINNGVLLNANLEQQLCKGIATLNRKSLSGEPRGKDTPFQELKGNLTFRNGVASNPDLKVRIPGMTVNGDGDIDLKVLGMDYRVGIIVEGDTSAMPDPACQVGDKFVGIEWPLRCRGPLELGAKACRVDNERLGQVATKMAGDKLSEKIDEKLGDKVSPELKNALKGLFKR
- the mutY gene encoding A/G-specific adenine glycosylase, whose amino-acid sequence is MRAEQFSTAVLEWFDRHGRHDLPWQQNINPYRVWVSEIMLQQTQVSTVLNYFDRFMAALPTVEALAEAPEDEVLHLWTGLGYYTRARNLQKTAKIVVSQYGGEFPRDVEKLTDLPGIGLSTAGAIASISMGLRAPILDGNVKRVLARFTAQEGYPGEPKVAKQLWANAERFTPQDRVNAYTQAMMDLGATLCTRSKPSCLLCPLEKGCEAHMLGLETRYPIPKPRKAIPQKRTLMPLLANEEGAILLYRRPSSGLWGGLWSLPELDDLDDLQHLAAQHSLKMGEQQVLPTLVHTFSHFQLSIEPWLVQVQEAGGHVAEADWLWYNLATPPRLGLAAPVKTLLERAAAVLNAGEST
- a CDS encoding oxidative damage protection protein; this translates as MTRTVMCRKYKEQLEGLERPPYPGAKGQDIFEHVSAKAWADWQKHQTLLINEKRLNMMNAEDRKFLQGEMDKYFSGEEYAQAEGYVPPAE